The DNA window TCCAGCTTATCTGGCTCTTCTTAATGACGACGATGAATTACGCCTGAAAGCATCCCTGGAATGGAGTGAACAGTTCGGTGCAGAAATACCGCCAGAAGCTATTAATTGTTCCGGCTGTATGGAGGAAGGAATCAAAATCTCGCATTGTGAAGAATGCAAAACCCGACTATGTGCGATTATTAAACACATTAGTAATTGTGGAGAATGTGTTCTTTATCCTTGTGAGATGGTCGAGAAATTTCATCAGAATGTGCCTGAAGCCAAGAAAACTCTTGATAGTTTAGTCCAGAATCACGACTTATATTAATCCACTTACCCTTAAATAAAAGATTAATGAAAATTATTATTCTTTTGATATTACTATATGCTGTTTTTATGCTTTTTGCTGATGATGCTGTCCCCGATTCCACTTTTAACATTCAGGGTAGAGTGTCTTTTTCAAAAAATGTCACTGTCACAGTAACCTGCCTAACCCAAATAGAATTTGAGGAAGAATTACCGGCTAAGTATTTTTTTGTAAAGGAATTAACTAATCTCGATAGAGAACGAAGTTACGTTGACTATATTATAACTGATATCCCTGCCGGGGAATACTTGATTTTTGCCTTTCAGGATAAAAATGAGAATGATAAACTGGACAAGATACTTGTTGTTCCCAGAGAATCCTGGCATATCTATGGACTACCAAGGCCTACAACAGGAAAACCACAATTCAGTGAGTTATCTATTTATATTGATAAAAACATGTCTGATCTGGATATGCAATTGAAAAATGGATTTTAATATTTTTATAGTCTGAATTTATCCCATTCCGCG is part of the Candidatus Stygibacter australis genome and encodes:
- a CDS encoding DUF3795 domain-containing protein, whose translation is MERIIAACGLICSECPAYLALLNDDDELRLKASLEWSEQFGAEIPPEAINCSGCMEEGIKISHCEECKTRLCAIIKHISNCGECVLYPCEMVEKFHQNVPEAKKTLDSLVQNHDLY
- a CDS encoding DUF2141 domain-containing protein encodes the protein MKIIILLILLYAVFMLFADDAVPDSTFNIQGRVSFSKNVTVTVTCLTQIEFEEELPAKYFFVKELTNLDRERSYVDYIITDIPAGEYLIFAFQDKNENDKLDKILVVPRESWHIYGLPRPTTGKPQFSELSIYIDKNMSDLDMQLKNGF